In Equus quagga isolate Etosha38 chromosome 14, UCLA_HA_Equagga_1.0, whole genome shotgun sequence, one DNA window encodes the following:
- the SYTL2 gene encoding synaptotagmin-like protein 2 isoform X3 has protein sequence MGSDSTLQVKGNMLSSGNCQDNNVNLKPKSINLSQQGKEGPGILQPFEIYGPNQGSKALDYSQGSKNTGERSGVLPPTSNYSYGALKGSDGEDQVLCNVKDVGSEGEEEPKLCAYEKNKGNSEVNFDASTIVEEPSLKDNSKAETESQGGNTYIPKASLESENIESPPGAANNTSPWKKLEVQLQEAGEVPKNQVQREKYKRVSERISFWEGEKAAAKLTHKEPTSSCSQEQPSAKAYQPMKSMDSLSMGQSEYNQVTAKRVVLEEDGQAAHLSSFYSSNKSKETRPQISGPSKNYPSADQSSKASLFHNKKSEPIKRLPVADSLHYERDITLPALQHPANVGSERHTPLEEDRSLIGESNLSFKVMSLKERTGEPNTEQVYNHSQFENLRKFWDLGANPNSQDNVEKNPTTTSQKNSVSFNSQKHKEFSDIKSSGKNTHEIEALLSQKKVPAIEEVEKLNSKCTLQVLPDETTFPLRPPRKSSHQSPGNESSKENVEKNMEWFITPVFKKEKDYSDQEIQESIVKTTVLSKDYKDTFNDSLQKLLAEASTPAIQPSGGKVHGKRVLEPSVSENMTWPRKTDFANTEEEAKAPKEIINEHVDKTVAPPKVNPNTLTASLDKFLKEATGTSSSPMQTMLESVSTRFNSEPEESRVFEKEIEQSYHTSAYQREEETLGNTALPQKAESGSEEEPSPVLKTLEKRSARKMPSKSLEDISSDSSNQAKVDTLPEELVRSAEDDQKADQEQDTNECIPGISTVPSQPDNQFSHPDKLKRMSKSVPAFLQDEVSGSVMSVYSGDFGNLEVKGNIQFAIDYVDSLKELHVFVAQCKDLAAADIKKQRSDPYVKTYLLPDKGKMGKKKTLVVKKTLNPVYNEILRYKVEKQILKTQKLNVSVWHRDTFKRNSFLGEVELDLETWDWENKQNKQLKWYPLKRKTAPVALEAENRGEMKLALQYVPEPIPGKKLPTTGEVHIWVKECLDLPLLRGNHLNSFVKCTILPDTSRKSRQKTRAVGKTTNPVFNHTMVYDGFRPEDLTEACVELTVWDHYKLTNQFLGGLRIGFGTGKSYGTEVDWMDSTSEEVALWEKMVNSPNTWIEATLPLRMLLIAKISK, from the exons ATGGGATCTGATTCAACGTTACAGGTAAAGGGAAATATGCTGTCTTCTGGAAATTGCCAAGATAACAATGTGAATCTAAAACCAAAATCTATTAATTTGTCCCAACAAGGCAAAGAAGGTCCAGGCATATTGCAGCCATTTGAAATATATGGTCCAAATCAAGGAAGCAAAGCTCTGGACTATAGCCAAGGTTcaaaaaacacaggagaaagaagTGGGGTACTTCCCCCAACCAGTAACTATTCCTACGGTGCTCTCAAAGGATCTGATGGAGAAGACCAAGTTCTATGCAATGTTAAGGATGTTGGCAGTGAGGGAGAAGAAGAGCCTAAGCTTTGtgcttatgaaaaaaataaaggaaactcaGAAGTGAATTTTGATGCTTCAACCATTGTCGAAGAACCAAGTTTGAAAGACAACTcgaaggcagagacagagagccaAGGAGGGAATACTTACATCCCCAAAGCTTCTTTAGAGTCAGAGAATATTGAGTCACCACCTGGGGCTGCCAATAACACATCTCCTTGGAAGAAACTGGAGGTCCAGCTACAAGAAGCTGGTGAGGTTCCCAAGAACCAAGTGCaaagagagaaatacaaaagagtgAGTGAAAGAATATCCTTTTGGGAAGGTGAGAAAGCTGCTGCTAAGTTGACTCATAAAGAACCCACATCTTCATGCAGTCAGGAACAACCTTCTGCTAAAGCATATCAGCCTATGAAGTCTATGGACAGTTTATCTATGGGCCAGAGTGAATATAATCAAGTCACTGCCAAACGAGTGGTCCTAGAAGAGGATGGCCAAGCAGCCCATCTCTCcagtttttattcctcaaataaATCTAAAGAGACCAGGCCCCAAATATCAGGTCCATCCAAAAATTACCCCTCAGCTGACCAATCAAGTAAAGCGTCTCTGTTTCACAATAAGAAAAGCGAACCTATAAAAAGATTGCCAGTGGCAGACAGTTTGCATTATGAAAGGGACATTACCTTACCGGCCCTGCAACATCCTGCAAATGTTGGGAGTGAAAGACATACTCCTTTGGAGGAAGACAGATCTCTAATTGGTGAATCAAATCTCAGCTTTAAAGTTATGTCCCTAAAAGAAAGAACAGGTGAACCCAATACAGAACAGGTTTATAATCACTCTCAATTTGAGAATTTGAGAAAGTTTTGGGACTTAGGAGCCAATCCAAACAGTCAGGATAATGTTGAGAAGAATCCTACGACAACAAGCCAAAAAAATTCTGTGTCTTTTAATAGCCAGAAACACAAagaattcagtgacattaaatcATCAGGGAAAAATACCCATGAAATAGAGGCACTCCTAAGCCAAAAAAAAGTTCCGGCAATAGAGGAAGTagagaaattaaattcaaagtgCACACTCCAGGTGTTACCAGATGAAACCACGTTTCCATTGAGACCACCCAGAAAGTCCAGTCATCAGTCGCCAGGAAATGAGTCATCAAAGGAAAACGTGGAAAAGAATATGGAATGGTTCATTACTCCAGtgttcaagaaagaaaaggattacTCAGACCAAGAGATTCAAGAATCTATAGTGAAAACAACTGTTTTGTCTAAAGACTACAAAGACACTTTTAATGACAGCTTACAGAAGCTGCTTGCAGAAGCTTCGACACCAGCAATCCAACCTTCTGGTGGAAAAGTTCATGGAAAACGAGTGCTTGAACCAAGTGTCTCTGAAAATATGACATGGCCTCGAAAAACAGATTTTGCCAATACTGAGGAAGAAGCTAAAGCACCTAAGGAGATCATTAATGAGCATGTAGACAAAACAGTAGCTCCTCCAAAGGTCAATCCAAACACTTTGACTGCTAGTCTAGACAAATTCTTGAAGGAAGCAACTGGAACTTCATCCTCTCCCATGCAAACCATGTTGGAATCTGTTAGCACTAGGTTCAATTCTGAGCCTGAAGAGAGTAGAGTTTTTGAAAAAGAGATAGAACAGAGTTACCACACATCAGCCtatcagagagaggaagaaactttGGGAAATACGGCTCTCCCCCAGAAAGCTGAAAGTG GTTCAGAAGAAGAACCCAGTCCCGTTTTGAAAACTTTGGAAAAGCGTTCTGCTAGAAAAATGCCTTCCAAAAGTCTAGAAGACATTTCATCAGATTCATCAA ATCAAGCAAAAGTAGATACTCTGCCAGAAGAATTAGTACGTAGTGCTGAAGATG ATCAAAAAgcagatcaggaacaagatacaAATGAATGCATACCAGGAA TTTCCACAGTGCCTTCACAACCCGATAATCAGTTTTCCCACCCCGACAAACTCAAAAGGATGAGCAAGTCTGTTCCAGCATTTCTCCAAGATGAG GTGAGTGGCAGTGTGATGAGCGTTTATAGTGGAGACTTCGGCAATCTGGAAGTGAAAGGAAATATTCAGTTTGCCATCGACTATGTGGACTCACTGAAGGAGTTGCATGTCTTTGTGGCCCAGTGTAAAGACTTAGCAGCGGCGGATATTAAAAAACAGCGTTCGGACCC ATATGTAAAGACATATCTATTACCAGACAAGGGCAAGATGGGCAAGAAGAAAACACTTGTAGTGAAGAAAACTTTGAATCCTGTGTATAACGAGATCTTGCGG TATAAAGTCGAAAAGCAAATCTTAAAGACACAGAAGCTGAACGTGTCTGTGTGGCATCGGGATACATTTAAGCGCAATAGCTTTCTAGGGGAAGTGGAACTTGATTTGGAAACGTGGGACTGGGAGAACAAACAGAATAAACAGCTGAAGTGGTACCCTCTGAAGCGGAAG acAGCACCAGTTGCTCTTGAAGCAGAAAACAGGGGTGAGATGAAGTTAGCTCTCCAGTATGTCCCCGAGCCAATTCCTG GTAAAAAGCTTCCTACAACTGGAGAAGTGCACATTTGGGTGAAGGAATGCCTTGATCTACCACTGCTAAGGGGCAACCATCTAAATTCTTTTGTTAAATG TACTATCCTTCCAGATACCAGTAGGAAAAGTCGCCAGAAGACGAGAGCTGTAGGGAAAACCACCAACCCTGTCTTCAACCACACCATGGTGTACGATGGGTTCAGGCCTGAAGACCTGACAGAAGCCTGTGTAGAGCTTACCGTCTGGGACCATTACAAGTTAACCAACCAGTTTTTGGGAGGCCTTCGGATTGGCTTTGGAACAG GTAAAAGCTATGGTACTGAAGTAGATTGGATGGACTCTACTTCAGAGGAAGTTGCTCTCTGGGAAAAGATGGTAAATTCCCCCAACACTTGGATTGAAGCAACCTTGCCTCTCAGAATGCTGTTGATTGCCAAAATTTCCAAATGA
- the SYTL2 gene encoding synaptotagmin-like protein 2 isoform X1, producing the protein MGSDSTLQVKGNMLSSGNCQDNNVNLKPKSINLSQQGKEGPGILQPFEIYGPNQGSKALDYSQGSKNTGERSGVLPPTSNYSYGALKGSDGEDQVLCNVKDVGSEGEEEPKLCAYEKNKGNSEVNFDASTIVEEPSLKDNSKAETESQGGNTYIPKASLESENIESPPGAANNTSPWKKLEVQLQEAGEVPKNQVQREKYKRVSERISFWEGEKAAAKLTHKEPTSSCSQEQPSAKAYQPMKSMDSLSMGQSEYNQVTAKRVVLEEDGQAAHLSSFYSSNKSKETRPQISGPSKNYPSADQSSKASLFHNKKSEPIKRLPVADSLHYERDITLPALQHPANVGSERHTPLEEDRSLIGESNLSFKVMSLKERTGEPNTEQVYNHSQFENLRKFWDLGANPNSQDNVEKNPTTTSQKNSVSFNSQKHKEFSDIKSSGKNTHEIEALLSQKKVPAIEEVEKLNSKCTLQVLPDETTFPLRPPRKSSHQSPGNESSKENVEKNMEWFITPVFKKEKDYSDQEIQESIVKTTVLSKDYKDTFNDSLQKLLAEASTPAIQPSGGKVHGKRVLEPSVSENMTWPRKTDFANTEEEAKAPKEIINEHVDKTVAPPKVNPNTLTASLDKFLKEATGTSSSPMQTMLESVSTRFNSEPEESRVFEKEIEQSYHTSAYQREEETLGNTALPQKAESGSEEEPSPVLKTLEKRSARKMPSKSLEDISSDSSNQAKVDTLPEELVRSAEDDQKADQEQDTNECIPGISTVPSQPDNQFSHPDKLKRMSKSVPAFLQDESDDRETDTASESSYQLSRHKKSPSSLTNLSSSSGMTSLSSVSGSVMSVYSGDFGNLEVKGNIQFAIDYVDSLKELHVFVAQCKDLAAADIKKQRSDPYVKTYLLPDKGKMGKKKTLVVKKTLNPVYNEILRYKVEKQILKTQKLNVSVWHRDTFKRNSFLGEVELDLETWDWENKQNKQLKWYPLKRKTAPVALEAENRGEMKLALQYVPEPIPGKKLPTTGEVHIWVKECLDLPLLRGNHLNSFVKCTILPDTSRKSRQKTRAVGKTTNPVFNHTMVYDGFRPEDLTEACVELTVWDHYKLTNQFLGGLRIGFGTGKSYGTEVDWMDSTSEEVALWEKMVNSPNTWIEATLPLRMLLIAKISK; encoded by the exons ATGGGATCTGATTCAACGTTACAGGTAAAGGGAAATATGCTGTCTTCTGGAAATTGCCAAGATAACAATGTGAATCTAAAACCAAAATCTATTAATTTGTCCCAACAAGGCAAAGAAGGTCCAGGCATATTGCAGCCATTTGAAATATATGGTCCAAATCAAGGAAGCAAAGCTCTGGACTATAGCCAAGGTTcaaaaaacacaggagaaagaagTGGGGTACTTCCCCCAACCAGTAACTATTCCTACGGTGCTCTCAAAGGATCTGATGGAGAAGACCAAGTTCTATGCAATGTTAAGGATGTTGGCAGTGAGGGAGAAGAAGAGCCTAAGCTTTGtgcttatgaaaaaaataaaggaaactcaGAAGTGAATTTTGATGCTTCAACCATTGTCGAAGAACCAAGTTTGAAAGACAACTcgaaggcagagacagagagccaAGGAGGGAATACTTACATCCCCAAAGCTTCTTTAGAGTCAGAGAATATTGAGTCACCACCTGGGGCTGCCAATAACACATCTCCTTGGAAGAAACTGGAGGTCCAGCTACAAGAAGCTGGTGAGGTTCCCAAGAACCAAGTGCaaagagagaaatacaaaagagtgAGTGAAAGAATATCCTTTTGGGAAGGTGAGAAAGCTGCTGCTAAGTTGACTCATAAAGAACCCACATCTTCATGCAGTCAGGAACAACCTTCTGCTAAAGCATATCAGCCTATGAAGTCTATGGACAGTTTATCTATGGGCCAGAGTGAATATAATCAAGTCACTGCCAAACGAGTGGTCCTAGAAGAGGATGGCCAAGCAGCCCATCTCTCcagtttttattcctcaaataaATCTAAAGAGACCAGGCCCCAAATATCAGGTCCATCCAAAAATTACCCCTCAGCTGACCAATCAAGTAAAGCGTCTCTGTTTCACAATAAGAAAAGCGAACCTATAAAAAGATTGCCAGTGGCAGACAGTTTGCATTATGAAAGGGACATTACCTTACCGGCCCTGCAACATCCTGCAAATGTTGGGAGTGAAAGACATACTCCTTTGGAGGAAGACAGATCTCTAATTGGTGAATCAAATCTCAGCTTTAAAGTTATGTCCCTAAAAGAAAGAACAGGTGAACCCAATACAGAACAGGTTTATAATCACTCTCAATTTGAGAATTTGAGAAAGTTTTGGGACTTAGGAGCCAATCCAAACAGTCAGGATAATGTTGAGAAGAATCCTACGACAACAAGCCAAAAAAATTCTGTGTCTTTTAATAGCCAGAAACACAAagaattcagtgacattaaatcATCAGGGAAAAATACCCATGAAATAGAGGCACTCCTAAGCCAAAAAAAAGTTCCGGCAATAGAGGAAGTagagaaattaaattcaaagtgCACACTCCAGGTGTTACCAGATGAAACCACGTTTCCATTGAGACCACCCAGAAAGTCCAGTCATCAGTCGCCAGGAAATGAGTCATCAAAGGAAAACGTGGAAAAGAATATGGAATGGTTCATTACTCCAGtgttcaagaaagaaaaggattacTCAGACCAAGAGATTCAAGAATCTATAGTGAAAACAACTGTTTTGTCTAAAGACTACAAAGACACTTTTAATGACAGCTTACAGAAGCTGCTTGCAGAAGCTTCGACACCAGCAATCCAACCTTCTGGTGGAAAAGTTCATGGAAAACGAGTGCTTGAACCAAGTGTCTCTGAAAATATGACATGGCCTCGAAAAACAGATTTTGCCAATACTGAGGAAGAAGCTAAAGCACCTAAGGAGATCATTAATGAGCATGTAGACAAAACAGTAGCTCCTCCAAAGGTCAATCCAAACACTTTGACTGCTAGTCTAGACAAATTCTTGAAGGAAGCAACTGGAACTTCATCCTCTCCCATGCAAACCATGTTGGAATCTGTTAGCACTAGGTTCAATTCTGAGCCTGAAGAGAGTAGAGTTTTTGAAAAAGAGATAGAACAGAGTTACCACACATCAGCCtatcagagagaggaagaaactttGGGAAATACGGCTCTCCCCCAGAAAGCTGAAAGTG GTTCAGAAGAAGAACCCAGTCCCGTTTTGAAAACTTTGGAAAAGCGTTCTGCTAGAAAAATGCCTTCCAAAAGTCTAGAAGACATTTCATCAGATTCATCAA ATCAAGCAAAAGTAGATACTCTGCCAGAAGAATTAGTACGTAGTGCTGAAGATG ATCAAAAAgcagatcaggaacaagatacaAATGAATGCATACCAGGAA TTTCCACAGTGCCTTCACAACCCGATAATCAGTTTTCCCACCCCGACAAACTCAAAAGGATGAGCAAGTCTGTTCCAGCATTTCTCCAAGATGAG AGTGATGACAGAGAAACAGATACAGCGTCAGAAAGCAGTTACCAGCTCAGCAGACACAAGAAGAGCCCAAGCTCTTTAACCAATCTTAGCAGCTCCTCTGGCATGACGTCCTTGTCTTCT GTGAGTGGCAGTGTGATGAGCGTTTATAGTGGAGACTTCGGCAATCTGGAAGTGAAAGGAAATATTCAGTTTGCCATCGACTATGTGGACTCACTGAAGGAGTTGCATGTCTTTGTGGCCCAGTGTAAAGACTTAGCAGCGGCGGATATTAAAAAACAGCGTTCGGACCC ATATGTAAAGACATATCTATTACCAGACAAGGGCAAGATGGGCAAGAAGAAAACACTTGTAGTGAAGAAAACTTTGAATCCTGTGTATAACGAGATCTTGCGG TATAAAGTCGAAAAGCAAATCTTAAAGACACAGAAGCTGAACGTGTCTGTGTGGCATCGGGATACATTTAAGCGCAATAGCTTTCTAGGGGAAGTGGAACTTGATTTGGAAACGTGGGACTGGGAGAACAAACAGAATAAACAGCTGAAGTGGTACCCTCTGAAGCGGAAG acAGCACCAGTTGCTCTTGAAGCAGAAAACAGGGGTGAGATGAAGTTAGCTCTCCAGTATGTCCCCGAGCCAATTCCTG GTAAAAAGCTTCCTACAACTGGAGAAGTGCACATTTGGGTGAAGGAATGCCTTGATCTACCACTGCTAAGGGGCAACCATCTAAATTCTTTTGTTAAATG TACTATCCTTCCAGATACCAGTAGGAAAAGTCGCCAGAAGACGAGAGCTGTAGGGAAAACCACCAACCCTGTCTTCAACCACACCATGGTGTACGATGGGTTCAGGCCTGAAGACCTGACAGAAGCCTGTGTAGAGCTTACCGTCTGGGACCATTACAAGTTAACCAACCAGTTTTTGGGAGGCCTTCGGATTGGCTTTGGAACAG GTAAAAGCTATGGTACTGAAGTAGATTGGATGGACTCTACTTCAGAGGAAGTTGCTCTCTGGGAAAAGATGGTAAATTCCCCCAACACTTGGATTGAAGCAACCTTGCCTCTCAGAATGCTGTTGATTGCCAAAATTTCCAAATGA
- the SYTL2 gene encoding synaptotagmin-like protein 2 isoform X2 produces the protein MGSDSTLQVKGNMLSSGNCQDNNVNLKPKSINLSQQGKEGPGILQPFEIYGPNQGSKALDYSQGSKNTGERSGVLPPTSNYSYGALKGSDGEDQVLCNVKDVGSEGEEEPKLCAYEKNKGNSEVNFDASTIVEEPSLKDNSKAETESQGGNTYIPKASLESENIESPPGAANNTSPWKKLEVQLQEAGEVPKNQVQREKYKRVSERISFWEGEKAAAKLTHKEPTSSCSQEQPSAKAYQPMKSMDSLSMGQSEYNQVTAKRVVLEEDGQAAHLSSFYSSNKSKETRPQISGPSKNYPSADQSSKASLFHNKKSEPIKRLPVADSLHYERDITLPALQHPANVGSERHTPLEEDRSLIGESNLSFKVMSLKERTGEPNTEQVYNHSQFENLRKFWDLGANPNSQDNVEKNPTTTSQKNSVSFNSQKHKEFSDIKSSGKNTHEIEALLSQKKVPAIEEVEKLNSKCTLQVLPDETTFPLRPPRKSSHQSPGNESSKENVEKNMEWFITPVFKKEKDYSDQEIQESIVKTTVLSKDYKDTFNDSLQKLLAEASTPAIQPSGGKVHGKRVLEPSVSENMTWPRKTDFANTEEEAKAPKEIINEHVDKTVAPPKVNPNTLTASLDKFLKEATGTSSSPMQTMLESVSTRFNSEPEESRVFEKEIEQSYHTSAYQREEETLGNTALPQKAESGSEEEPSPVLKTLEKRSARKMPSKSLEDISSDSSNQAKVDTLPEELVRSAEDVSTVPSQPDNQFSHPDKLKRMSKSVPAFLQDESDDRETDTASESSYQLSRHKKSPSSLTNLSSSSGMTSLSSVSGSVMSVYSGDFGNLEVKGNIQFAIDYVDSLKELHVFVAQCKDLAAADIKKQRSDPYVKTYLLPDKGKMGKKKTLVVKKTLNPVYNEILRYKVEKQILKTQKLNVSVWHRDTFKRNSFLGEVELDLETWDWENKQNKQLKWYPLKRKTAPVALEAENRGEMKLALQYVPEPIPGKKLPTTGEVHIWVKECLDLPLLRGNHLNSFVKCTILPDTSRKSRQKTRAVGKTTNPVFNHTMVYDGFRPEDLTEACVELTVWDHYKLTNQFLGGLRIGFGTGKSYGTEVDWMDSTSEEVALWEKMVNSPNTWIEATLPLRMLLIAKISK, from the exons ATGGGATCTGATTCAACGTTACAGGTAAAGGGAAATATGCTGTCTTCTGGAAATTGCCAAGATAACAATGTGAATCTAAAACCAAAATCTATTAATTTGTCCCAACAAGGCAAAGAAGGTCCAGGCATATTGCAGCCATTTGAAATATATGGTCCAAATCAAGGAAGCAAAGCTCTGGACTATAGCCAAGGTTcaaaaaacacaggagaaagaagTGGGGTACTTCCCCCAACCAGTAACTATTCCTACGGTGCTCTCAAAGGATCTGATGGAGAAGACCAAGTTCTATGCAATGTTAAGGATGTTGGCAGTGAGGGAGAAGAAGAGCCTAAGCTTTGtgcttatgaaaaaaataaaggaaactcaGAAGTGAATTTTGATGCTTCAACCATTGTCGAAGAACCAAGTTTGAAAGACAACTcgaaggcagagacagagagccaAGGAGGGAATACTTACATCCCCAAAGCTTCTTTAGAGTCAGAGAATATTGAGTCACCACCTGGGGCTGCCAATAACACATCTCCTTGGAAGAAACTGGAGGTCCAGCTACAAGAAGCTGGTGAGGTTCCCAAGAACCAAGTGCaaagagagaaatacaaaagagtgAGTGAAAGAATATCCTTTTGGGAAGGTGAGAAAGCTGCTGCTAAGTTGACTCATAAAGAACCCACATCTTCATGCAGTCAGGAACAACCTTCTGCTAAAGCATATCAGCCTATGAAGTCTATGGACAGTTTATCTATGGGCCAGAGTGAATATAATCAAGTCACTGCCAAACGAGTGGTCCTAGAAGAGGATGGCCAAGCAGCCCATCTCTCcagtttttattcctcaaataaATCTAAAGAGACCAGGCCCCAAATATCAGGTCCATCCAAAAATTACCCCTCAGCTGACCAATCAAGTAAAGCGTCTCTGTTTCACAATAAGAAAAGCGAACCTATAAAAAGATTGCCAGTGGCAGACAGTTTGCATTATGAAAGGGACATTACCTTACCGGCCCTGCAACATCCTGCAAATGTTGGGAGTGAAAGACATACTCCTTTGGAGGAAGACAGATCTCTAATTGGTGAATCAAATCTCAGCTTTAAAGTTATGTCCCTAAAAGAAAGAACAGGTGAACCCAATACAGAACAGGTTTATAATCACTCTCAATTTGAGAATTTGAGAAAGTTTTGGGACTTAGGAGCCAATCCAAACAGTCAGGATAATGTTGAGAAGAATCCTACGACAACAAGCCAAAAAAATTCTGTGTCTTTTAATAGCCAGAAACACAAagaattcagtgacattaaatcATCAGGGAAAAATACCCATGAAATAGAGGCACTCCTAAGCCAAAAAAAAGTTCCGGCAATAGAGGAAGTagagaaattaaattcaaagtgCACACTCCAGGTGTTACCAGATGAAACCACGTTTCCATTGAGACCACCCAGAAAGTCCAGTCATCAGTCGCCAGGAAATGAGTCATCAAAGGAAAACGTGGAAAAGAATATGGAATGGTTCATTACTCCAGtgttcaagaaagaaaaggattacTCAGACCAAGAGATTCAAGAATCTATAGTGAAAACAACTGTTTTGTCTAAAGACTACAAAGACACTTTTAATGACAGCTTACAGAAGCTGCTTGCAGAAGCTTCGACACCAGCAATCCAACCTTCTGGTGGAAAAGTTCATGGAAAACGAGTGCTTGAACCAAGTGTCTCTGAAAATATGACATGGCCTCGAAAAACAGATTTTGCCAATACTGAGGAAGAAGCTAAAGCACCTAAGGAGATCATTAATGAGCATGTAGACAAAACAGTAGCTCCTCCAAAGGTCAATCCAAACACTTTGACTGCTAGTCTAGACAAATTCTTGAAGGAAGCAACTGGAACTTCATCCTCTCCCATGCAAACCATGTTGGAATCTGTTAGCACTAGGTTCAATTCTGAGCCTGAAGAGAGTAGAGTTTTTGAAAAAGAGATAGAACAGAGTTACCACACATCAGCCtatcagagagaggaagaaactttGGGAAATACGGCTCTCCCCCAGAAAGCTGAAAGTG GTTCAGAAGAAGAACCCAGTCCCGTTTTGAAAACTTTGGAAAAGCGTTCTGCTAGAAAAATGCCTTCCAAAAGTCTAGAAGACATTTCATCAGATTCATCAA ATCAAGCAAAAGTAGATACTCTGCCAGAAGAATTAGTACGTAGTGCTGAAGATG TTTCCACAGTGCCTTCACAACCCGATAATCAGTTTTCCCACCCCGACAAACTCAAAAGGATGAGCAAGTCTGTTCCAGCATTTCTCCAAGATGAG AGTGATGACAGAGAAACAGATACAGCGTCAGAAAGCAGTTACCAGCTCAGCAGACACAAGAAGAGCCCAAGCTCTTTAACCAATCTTAGCAGCTCCTCTGGCATGACGTCCTTGTCTTCT GTGAGTGGCAGTGTGATGAGCGTTTATAGTGGAGACTTCGGCAATCTGGAAGTGAAAGGAAATATTCAGTTTGCCATCGACTATGTGGACTCACTGAAGGAGTTGCATGTCTTTGTGGCCCAGTGTAAAGACTTAGCAGCGGCGGATATTAAAAAACAGCGTTCGGACCC ATATGTAAAGACATATCTATTACCAGACAAGGGCAAGATGGGCAAGAAGAAAACACTTGTAGTGAAGAAAACTTTGAATCCTGTGTATAACGAGATCTTGCGG TATAAAGTCGAAAAGCAAATCTTAAAGACACAGAAGCTGAACGTGTCTGTGTGGCATCGGGATACATTTAAGCGCAATAGCTTTCTAGGGGAAGTGGAACTTGATTTGGAAACGTGGGACTGGGAGAACAAACAGAATAAACAGCTGAAGTGGTACCCTCTGAAGCGGAAG acAGCACCAGTTGCTCTTGAAGCAGAAAACAGGGGTGAGATGAAGTTAGCTCTCCAGTATGTCCCCGAGCCAATTCCTG GTAAAAAGCTTCCTACAACTGGAGAAGTGCACATTTGGGTGAAGGAATGCCTTGATCTACCACTGCTAAGGGGCAACCATCTAAATTCTTTTGTTAAATG TACTATCCTTCCAGATACCAGTAGGAAAAGTCGCCAGAAGACGAGAGCTGTAGGGAAAACCACCAACCCTGTCTTCAACCACACCATGGTGTACGATGGGTTCAGGCCTGAAGACCTGACAGAAGCCTGTGTAGAGCTTACCGTCTGGGACCATTACAAGTTAACCAACCAGTTTTTGGGAGGCCTTCGGATTGGCTTTGGAACAG GTAAAAGCTATGGTACTGAAGTAGATTGGATGGACTCTACTTCAGAGGAAGTTGCTCTCTGGGAAAAGATGGTAAATTCCCCCAACACTTGGATTGAAGCAACCTTGCCTCTCAGAATGCTGTTGATTGCCAAAATTTCCAAATGA